The Neisseria yangbaofengii genome contains a region encoding:
- the rpoD gene encoding RNA polymerase sigma factor RpoD, with protein MSMSKNHEEYQEQDDNRPLTVEEQRTRLRQLVIMGKERGYITYAEINDALPDDMSDADQIDNIINMITGLGIQVTEQAPDAEDILLSDNAATITDDDAVEEAEAALSSADSEFGRTTDPVRMYMREMGQVDLLTREDEIIIAKKIENAFKNMVQAISACPGSVAEILALIEQIRNEEIRVDEVVEAIIDPNEVLLNELGLGHLESNASDDTASSDDDEEGGSDGDEEGDSDDDSAADAESMTAANLEELKQKVLEHFVQIKADYAEMTAQLAKHHSQHPAYLTHRDAIANKLLEVRFSTRQIENLSNNLRGRVEQIRKLEREIRDICLDRVHMDREYFINNFLPDITDLNWVEEEVAKGRVWSDALNRFRHAIIEKQTALSDIQKETQISIKELKEINKNMVASERETAAAKQEMIQANLRLVISIAKKYTNRGLQFLDLIQEGNIGLMKAVDKFEYRRGYKFSTYATWWIRQAITRSIADQARTIRIPVHMIETINKMNRISRQYLQETGEEPDSAKLAELMEMPEDKIRKIMKIAKEPISMETPIGDDDDSHLGDFIEDANNVAPADAAMYSSLHEVTKEVLESLTPREAKVLRMRFGIDMNTDHTLEEVGKQFDVTRERIRQIEAKALRKLRHPTRSDRLKSFLDSEDNKQ; from the coding sequence ATATCTATGTCTAAAAATCACGAAGAATACCAAGAGCAAGATGATAACCGTCCGTTGACCGTAGAAGAGCAACGTACTCGTCTGCGACAGCTCGTCATCATGGGTAAAGAGCGCGGTTACATCACCTATGCGGAAATCAACGATGCCTTGCCGGACGATATGTCTGATGCCGACCAAATCGACAACATCATCAACATGATTACCGGCTTGGGCATCCAAGTTACCGAGCAGGCGCCTGATGCCGAAGATATTCTGCTCAGCGACAATGCCGCCACCATAACCGATGACGATGCCGTTGAAGAAGCCGAAGCGGCACTCTCCAGCGCAGATTCCGAGTTCGGCCGCACCACCGACCCTGTGCGTATGTATATGCGCGAAATGGGGCAGGTTGACCTGCTGACGCGCGAAGACGAAATCATCATCGCCAAAAAAATAGAAAATGCTTTTAAAAACATGGTTCAAGCCATTTCTGCCTGTCCGGGTTCAGTGGCAGAAATCTTGGCCTTGATTGAGCAAATCCGCAACGAAGAAATCCGCGTCGATGAAGTGGTTGAAGCCATTATCGACCCGAATGAAGTCTTGCTGAACGAATTGGGCTTGGGCCATTTAGAAAGCAATGCTTCCGACGACACCGCAAGCAGCGATGACGATGAAGAAGGCGGCAGCGACGGGGATGAAGAGGGCGACAGCGATGATGACAGTGCAGCCGATGCCGAAAGCATGACTGCCGCCAACTTGGAAGAGCTGAAACAAAAAGTCTTGGAGCATTTTGTCCAAATCAAAGCCGATTATGCCGAAATGACCGCACAATTGGCCAAACATCACAGCCAACATCCGGCTTATTTGACCCACCGCGATGCCATTGCCAACAAATTGTTGGAAGTGCGCTTCTCAACCCGTCAAATCGAAAACTTGAGCAACAACCTGCGCGGCCGCGTCGAGCAAATCCGTAAGCTCGAGCGTGAAATCCGCGACATCTGCCTAGACCGCGTGCACATGGATCGCGAATACTTCATCAACAACTTCCTGCCGGATATTACCGATTTAAACTGGGTAGAAGAAGAAGTCGCCAAAGGCCGCGTATGGAGCGATGCACTAAACCGCTTCCGTCATGCCATCATCGAAAAACAAACCGCGCTTTCCGATATACAGAAAGAAACGCAAATCTCGATTAAAGAATTGAAGGAAATCAATAAAAACATGGTTGCCAGCGAGCGTGAAACCGCGGCTGCCAAGCAGGAAATGATTCAGGCCAACTTGCGTTTGGTGATTTCGATTGCCAAAAAATACACCAACCGCGGCTTACAATTCCTTGATTTGATTCAAGAAGGCAACATCGGCCTGATGAAAGCCGTGGATAAATTCGAATACCGCCGCGGCTATAAATTCTCGACCTACGCCACTTGGTGGATTCGTCAGGCGATTACCCGCTCAATTGCCGACCAAGCGCGTACCATCCGTATTCCGGTGCACATGATTGAAACCATCAACAAGATGAACCGCATTTCGCGCCAATACCTGCAAGAAACCGGCGAAGAACCGGATTCAGCCAAATTGGCCGAACTGATGGAAATGCCGGAAGACAAAATCCGCAAAATCATGAAAATCGCCAAAGAGCCGATTTCGATGGAAACCCCAATCGGCGACGATGATGATTCACACTTGGGCGATTTCATCGAAGATGCCAACAACGTAGCACCGGCCGATGCCGCCATGTATTCCAGCCTGCACGAAGTCACCAAAGAAGTTCTGGAAAGCCTGACCCCGCGTGAAGCCAAAGTATTGCGTATGCGTTTCGGTATCGACATGAACACCGACCATACGCTGGAAGAAGTCGGCAAACAATTTGACGTAACGCGCGAGCGTATCCGCCAAATCGAAGCCAAAGCCCTGCGCAAACTGCGTCACCCGACCCGCAGCGACCGCTTGAAAAGCTTCTTAGACAGCGAAGACAACAAGCAGTAA
- a CDS encoding DUF4126 domain-containing protein: MTFTTILSIALGIGLAASSGFRVFLPLFALSLSAYFGLWPINESFAWLASTPALIILGVATVVEIGAYLIPFIDNLLDALAVPLAGLAGTAVMVSTTADLSPAVTWALAIIAGGGAAAAIKGVNAATRAASTATTAGLANPVVSAAETGIATVMAVLSLFVPFLAVAVLLVIGFWLWRKYRQYRRRTQTV; the protein is encoded by the coding sequence ATGACTTTTACCACGATTTTAAGCATTGCGCTGGGCATAGGCTTGGCGGCCAGTTCGGGCTTTCGCGTATTTTTACCATTGTTTGCCCTGAGTTTGTCGGCCTATTTCGGGCTGTGGCCGATTAACGAGAGCTTTGCATGGCTCGCTTCCACGCCTGCGCTGATTATTTTGGGTGTGGCGACGGTGGTGGAAATCGGCGCTTATCTGATTCCGTTTATCGATAATTTGTTGGATGCTTTGGCGGTGCCGCTGGCCGGTTTGGCGGGGACAGCGGTGATGGTTTCCACTACGGCAGACTTAAGCCCTGCGGTCACTTGGGCTTTGGCCATTATCGCGGGCGGCGGTGCGGCTGCGGCGATTAAAGGCGTGAACGCCGCCACGCGTGCAGCGAGCACGGCGACCACGGCGGGCTTGGCCAATCCGGTGGTGTCGGCAGCAGAAACCGGCATTGCAACGGTGATGGCGGTGTTGAGTTTGTTTGTACCGTTTTTGGCAGTGGCGGTGTTGTTGGTAATTGGTTTTTGGCTGTGGCGCAAATACCGTCAATATCGGCGGCGGACTCAAACGGTTTGA
- a CDS encoding NAD(P)H-binding protein, which produces MKALIIGATGATGKPLTRQLLQHPDIDQVTVFVRKPPDFTHPKLTVEIIDFDKPRTWQDKVTGDVLFSCLGTTIKQAGSQEKQYQIDFTYQYQFAQAAKRNGVAHYVLVSAGMANPESKSFYMRMKGELEQAINTLNFEHASILRPPLLKRLNSGRTGEVWAEKALEFLNSFGLLSAQKPLPTSQLATAMIKSFTLKRSGILEKEDIWALLDA; this is translated from the coding sequence ATGAAAGCCCTTATCATCGGCGCAACAGGCGCGACCGGCAAGCCGCTGACCCGGCAATTGCTGCAACATCCTGATATTGATCAAGTCACCGTATTCGTACGTAAACCGCCGGATTTTACCCATCCTAAACTCACGGTCGAAATCATCGATTTTGACAAGCCCCGCACTTGGCAGGATAAAGTCACCGGTGATGTGTTGTTTAGCTGCCTTGGCACCACCATCAAACAAGCCGGCAGCCAAGAGAAGCAATACCAAATCGATTTCACCTACCAATACCAATTCGCCCAAGCCGCCAAACGAAACGGCGTGGCGCATTATGTGCTGGTTTCCGCAGGCATGGCCAACCCAGAATCCAAATCGTTTTACATGCGCATGAAAGGCGAATTGGAACAAGCCATTAACACCTTGAATTTTGAGCACGCCAGCATCCTGCGCCCGCCGCTGTTGAAACGCCTCAATAGCGGCCGCACCGGCGAAGTTTGGGCAGAAAAAGCTTTAGAATTTCTGAATAGCTTTGGTTTGCTGTCGGCACAAAAACCTTTACCGACCAGCCAACTTGCCACCGCCATGATTAAAAGCTTCACGCTCAAACGCAGCGGTATTTTGGAAAAAGAAGATATTTGGGCATTGCTTGACGCGTGA
- a CDS encoding PhoH family protein, translated as MSHTVHLQFEDIDNTVLQRLCGALDGNLETLAKALDIEISRRFEHFTFMGELAHAGRRALLALAETAEKGDLDDHVIQLAAVEAKTADEKHEEKHRGHQYYFRTKRGSIGGRTPRQNGYIRALLNHDVVFGLGPAGTGKTYLAVAAAVDAMEKHQIERIVLVRPAVEAGEKLGFLPGDLAQKVDPYLRPLYDALYDLMGFDKVTKLMEKGLIEIAPLAYMRGRTLNGAYVILDEAQNTTPEQMKMFLTRIGFGAKAVITGDISQIDLPRNIKSGLKDAREKLADVEGLYFHTFTSEDVVRHPLVQKIVEAYEEAEKAEESKRAE; from the coding sequence ATGAGCCATACCGTTCATCTGCAATTCGAAGATATCGACAATACCGTGCTGCAACGCCTGTGCGGCGCGCTCGACGGCAATTTGGAAACCTTGGCCAAGGCTTTGGATATCGAAATCAGCCGCCGCTTCGAACATTTCACCTTTATGGGCGAACTCGCCCACGCAGGCCGCCGTGCTTTGTTGGCTTTGGCTGAAACCGCCGAAAAAGGCGATTTGGACGATCATGTGATTCAGTTGGCCGCCGTCGAAGCCAAAACCGCTGATGAAAAACATGAAGAAAAACACCGCGGCCATCAATACTATTTCCGCACCAAACGCGGCAGCATCGGCGGGCGCACACCGCGTCAAAACGGCTACATCCGCGCCTTGCTCAATCACGATGTCGTGTTCGGTTTGGGCCCGGCCGGTACGGGCAAAACCTATCTGGCCGTGGCGGCGGCAGTGGACGCGATGGAAAAACATCAAATCGAGCGCATTGTATTGGTGCGTCCGGCGGTGGAAGCGGGCGAAAAACTGGGTTTCCTGCCCGGCGATTTGGCGCAAAAAGTCGATCCTTACCTGCGCCCTCTGTATGACGCGCTGTATGATTTGATGGGTTTCGACAAAGTGACCAAGCTGATGGAAAAAGGCTTGATTGAAATCGCACCGTTGGCCTATATGCGCGGCCGTACGCTTAATGGCGCGTATGTGATTCTCGATGAAGCGCAAAACACCACGCCTGAGCAGATGAAAATGTTCCTGACACGTATCGGTTTTGGTGCCAAAGCGGTGATTACCGGCGACATCAGCCAAATCGACTTGCCGCGCAATATCAAATCCGGCCTGAAAGACGCACGTGAAAAATTGGCCGACGTGGAAGGCCTGTATTTCCACACCTTCACCAGCGAAGACGTGGTGCGTCATCCTTTGGTGCAGAAAATCGTTGAAGCTTATGAAGAAGCGGAAAAAGCCGAAGAGAGTAAACGCGCCGAGTAA